Below is a genomic region from Prosthecobacter vanneervenii.
GCTGAGGCTCCTGCTAAAAAAGCTCCGGCCAAGAAGGTCTATCCGAAGAATCCGCCGCCGATGGTGGCGGATTTTAAGTATGGGCCGTTTGAGCGGAACGTGCTGGATTTCTGGCAGGCGAAGTCTGACAAGCCGACGCCGCTGCTGTTTTTCATCCATGGCGGTGGCTGGATGGGTGGAGACAAGAAGGGCATCTCGGTGGAGCCGTTTTTGAAGGAAGGCATCTCGGTGGTGTCGATCAACTACCGCTACATCTCGCAGGCGCAGGATGTGGTGCCACCGGTGAAGGCCCCGCTGACGGATGCGGCGCTGGCGCTGCAGACGGTGCGCAGCAAGGCTGCGGAGTGGAACATCGACAAGACACGCATTGCCGCGAGCGGCGGTTCGGCCGGGGCCTGCAGCAGCCTGTGGCTGGCCTTTCATGATGACATGGCGGATCCGAAGAGCAGCGATCCGATCAAGCGCGAGTCCACACGCCTGCTGACCGCGGCGGTGAATGGTCCGCAGACGACGCTGGACCCAAAGCAGATGCGCGAATGGACGCCGAACAGCCGCTATGGTGGTCATGCCTTCAGCAAGGCGGGCGAGTTCAAAAACTTCGATGACTTTGTGGCCGCGCGTGAGCGCATCCTGCCGTGGATCAATGAATACTCGCCCTATGCGCTGGTGAGCACGGATGATCCGCCAGTGTACTGTTATTTCAGCTCCGCACCAGCCATCGGACAGGAGCAGAAGGACCCCACGCATACTGCCAACTTCGGCGTAAAGCTGCAGGAACACTGCAAAGAAAAAGGTGTGGCTTGTGACGTCGTTTACCCTGGTGCCACAGACGTGAAGTACAAGACAATCAACGAATACCTCATCGCAAAGCTCAAGCAGGCGAAATAACCCACACCCGGCAATCTGCATTTACGATCATGAAACTTAACACACTTACTCTTGGCAGCCTGGCGCTGGCGTTTTGTCTCGTGGCCCGTGCGGAGGACTCCGCATTCAAGCCGATCTTCAATGGCAAGGATCTGACCGGCTGGTACGGGCTGAATCCTCACTCTGTCGTCAAACTGGCAGGCGAGAAGAAGGAGGCTGCGCTGAAGAAGATGCGCGAGGAATTCGCAACCTTCTGGAAGGTGGAAAATGGCGAACTGGTCAATGACGGCCACGGTCCGTATGCCACCACGGAGCAGGAGTTTGGCGACATGGAATTCCTCATTGAGTATAAAACCGTGGCGGGTGCTGACAGCGGCATCTATCTGCGCGGGGTGCCGCAGGTGCAGATCTGGGACAAGAACCAGGTCTTTGATCCGGCGAAGCCAACGCGCAGACCTCATCTGGGTTCGGGAGGGCTTTTCAACAACACTCCTGATACGCCGGGACGTGACCCTCTGGTGGTGGCGGACAAGCCTTTTGGCGAGTGGAACAGCTTCCGCATCCGCCAGATCGGGGCACGCACGTGGGTGTGGCTGAATGACAAGCTGGTGGTGGATGGCAACGTGATGGAAAACTACTATGACCGCACGAAGCCGCTGCCTGCGAAGGGGCCGATCATGCTGCAGACGCATGGCGGTGAGATTCGCTGGAGGAACCTGCAGGTGCGAGAGATCGGCGCCGAGGAGGCGAAGAAGATCCTGGCTGAAGCTGACGCTAAGAAGTGACCGGGTTGATTTGATGAAACAAAAAAGCCGCAGGGGAGAGATCCGCTGCGGCTTTTTGTTTGAGGCTCGTACTAGGTATGGGCGTCATGGGGCATTTGCGGTCTCGCGTTCTCCCATGTGGGGTCTTGTTCTTGCTTCTCGTTTGCGTTGGATCGCTGAAGACTTCTCGCATACCTCCGGCATGCGGCCTTGGCTTTGAACATCGGTTATCCTGAGTCCGGTGGTTCTCGCTCGCAAAGCCTCGCTTCACCACCGGCTAATTTCCGGGCTCCTTCCAGGAGCCAATGGCAAGGCTGCGCCTGGACTGAGCTAGATAAAATGTGCCAACGGATGCCTCAATGTCAGGCTCAATGGGTCACTTGTTCAGCACGAGGCGGAGGGTGCCGTTGTGGATGTCGAGGGACTGGATGCCGGCGACGAATTTTTGGAGGGCGGGGTCGGATTCGACATTGGCGGCGATGAGGTCGAGGCCTTTGATGTCGCCGATCCAGCTATTGGGAAGGGAAATGCCGCCGAGGCTGAGGTCGTCGAGCTTGAGGGAGAGCTTGTGAGCCGGGGTAAGGCTGGTGCCGAAGGTGAAACGGAGGCGGATTTTTTGATTGGGCATGATCGGGAAATCCGGCGGGGCGGCGAGGATGATGGCGGCGGAGACCTGGCCTTCGGCAAACTGGACCTGGACGCTCTCGCCGAGCTGCTGCTGGGCGAGGTAGGCGTTTACTTCGCGCTCATTGATGATGATGGTGCGGTTTGCCTCATCGGGAGGGATGGCAGCAGGGTTGTTGAGGGCCTGAAGCTTGTTGTCGAAGGCGGCCTGCTCCGTGGAGGTGAGGCTGACCGGCTTCATGGGGGAGGGGTAGAAGGTGTGCTTGACCCAGAAGGCGCCGGTGGCAGCGGCGATGCCCGCGCAGCCGAGGATGACGGCGAGGGTGATGAGGATGATTTTTTTGGTGGAGCGCGCGCGGGTCGCTGGAGCGGGCGCTACGGATTCAGGGGGGGCTTGCATGACAGTGGTTTGGATGCTTTCCGCCCGAAAGTATTCATTCATGGGGAAAAATGCCAGCTACAGGTTCCCTGAGAGTTTGTAAGGCATTGACTCTGCGCGCAGGGCTTGGGAACATCTGCATTAACCATGAAATACATCCTCGCTCTCGATCAGGGCACGACCAGCTCCCGCGCCATTCTCTTCAATCATGACGGCGGCATTGTGGCCACGGCGCAGAAGGAATTCCGGCAGATCTTTCCAAAGCCCGGCTGGGTGGAGCATGATGCGCAGGAAATCTGGGCGACGCAGGCCGGGGTGGCGGCGGAGGTGCTGCACAAGGCGCGTGCGAAGGCTGGGGATGTGGCCGCCATCGGCATCACGAACCAGCGGGAGACGACGGTGGTGTGGGATCGCAAAACGGGGAAGCCGATCTGCAACGCGATCGTGTGGCAGGACAGGCGCACGGCACCGATGTGCGACAAGCTGCGAGCCCAGAAGCTGGACAAGCTGATCCAGAAGAAAACGGGGCTGGTGGTGGATGCGTATTTTTCCGCCACGAAGGTGCAGTGGATTTTGCAGAATGTGAAGGGGGCCAAGGCGCGTGCGGCAAAGGGGGAGCTTGCCTTTGGCACGATCGACTCCTGGCTGCTGTGGAACCTGACCGGCGGCAAAGTGCATGCGACGGATGTGAGCAATGCCTCGCGCACGATGCTGTATGACATCCGCAAGGGCACGTGGGATGAAGAGCTGCTCAGAATTTTTGGTGTGCCGCGCTCGATGCTGCCGGAGGTGCGGGATTCCAGCGGGGTGTTTGGCGAGACGACGCTGCTGGGTGGTAAGACTCCCATCGCGGGAATCGCGGGGGATCAGCAGTCGGCGCTGTTTGGGCAGGTGTGCACGAAGCCCGGGATGGTGAAGAACACGTATGGTACGGGCTGCTTCATGCTGATGAACACGGGCACGAAACCCATTGCGTCCAAAAACAAGCTGCTGACCACGGTGGCGTGGAGGATCGACGGGCGCACGGAGTATGCGCTGGAGGGGAGCGTTTTCATTGCGGGAGCGGCGATTCAGTGGCTGCGAGATGGGCTGGGCATCATCCGGAAGTCGGCAGATGTGGAGGCGTTGGCTGCGAGTGTGCCTGACACGGGCGGCGTGTATCTGGTGCCTGCGTTTGCGGGGCTAGGCGCTCCGCACTGGGATGCTTATGCGCGCGGCACATTGGTGGGGATGACGCGCGGCACCACGGTGGCGCATATCGCACGAGCTGCGCTGGAGGGGATCGCGCTGCAGGTGATGGATATTTTGAAGGCCATGGAGGCAGATGCGGGGATCAAGCTGAAGGAGCTGCGGGTGGATGGAGGTGCGAGCGTGAACAACCTGCTGATGCAGATGCAGTGCGACCTTCTCGGGGTGCCGGTGGTGCGGCCAAAGGTGAACGAGACGACGGCACTGGGCGCGGCGTGTCTTGCGGGACTTGCCGTGGGGTATTGGAAAAACGTGGCCGACATTGCCAAACATTGGCAGGTGGACCGCAAGTTTAAGCCCACGATGAAGGCGGGAATGCGCAGCCGGATCACGGAAGGCTGGAAACGGGCACTGGGACGTGCGATGGCATGGGAGGAGAAATAATGTGAAACACACCGCATGGATCAATCCGCCCTGTCCGATGCTGCCGGAGGAAAATCGGCACTATGACCATCATGACATCCAGGCGCTACAGCATGACCGCGGGCCGAGGTTTTACGAGGTGGCGCTGCACTATGCGCAGAGCCTTTGGAGAGAGGGATTTCCGGCAAAGAGCATTCTGCTGATCAACCGCGCGCTTTCCCTGCCGCTGGCGGCGGATGAGCCGATCCTGGCGAAATGGCCGCTGCCTTACCTGGCGCTGGTGTGGATCATGCAGCACCGGGTGGAGGGACAGTTTATTGGCAATCCGCGACGGCACTGGCAGCACCTGGCCACTCGGATGGTGGAGCCAAACAAGGAGCTGCGCACCTGGCGGGCCTGGGCGTGCTGGCATCTGGCGCGGCTGATTCTGCCTGAGGCGGAATTTCCCGCAGATCAGCGGCAGATCCGTGAGGAGCAGGTGGTGGAGCCGACACAGGAGGAGATAGCCGCCCATCTGCATCGGCTTTCGCCCGCAAGGGACGAAGAGACCTGGCTGCATGCCGTGAACACGATCCAACAGCAACCGCGCAGTGCGCTGGCGGCGCGTGTGCGGCGGATAGGGCCCGCTGAGCTGCCAGTGGTGCAGCGGCTGGGGCATGAAATCTGGCATGCGTATTACCCGGGCATCATCAGCGAGGCGCAGATCCGCTACATGCTTTCGATCTGGTATCAGCCGGGGGCGATGGCGCATGAGATGCAGGCGCGCGATGTGTGGTATGCGCTGGTGGAGGTGGCAGGGCCGAGGCCGGTGGGATACATCTCCTTTGAGAAGCAGCTGTTTGAGCCCGTGCTTTTCATCAACAAGCTGTATCTGCTGCCCGAGGTGCATGGGCATGGGCTGGGGGTATTTACCCTGCGCTGGGCGGAGGAACGGGCCCGTGAGATGGAGTGCAAGATCGTGCGGCTGCGGGTGAACAAGAAGAATGCCGGCGCTATCCGCTCCTATCTGCGTGCGGGGTTTCGATTCACCGAGGATGTGGTGAGTGACATTGGCAGCGGGTTTGTGATGGATGATTATGTGATGGAGAAGGCGGTGCCTTGAACCGAGATCGTCTTTGACAGCGTCGATCCTGCATTCCATCTCACTCTTGTGATCCCACTCGACCTTTCCCTTTCTGAAGTGCCCGGCCTGCCAGCGCATGCTGCGAGGCTGCTGGGCAAGGAGGGGGTGAAGACGGCGGCGGATGTGGTGTGGCACATGCCCTTCAGGCATGAGGACCGGCGGCAGATGCAGGCGCTGGCGTTTCAGGCGGGACTGCAGCCTGCGTGCCACCATGTGCTGGTGACCAAGACGGGGACCAAGTTCTTTGGTGGTCGGTCGGGCGTGTTTGAGGCGGTGGTGCAGCATGCCACAGGGCTGCTGGGACAGCAGCTGACGCTGAAGTGGTGGAACATGCCCTTCATGAGCCGGGTTCTGGCGGAAGGGCAGGAACTGATCGTCTATGGCGTGATCAAGGATACGAAGGGCCGGCTGAGCATGGCACACCCGGAGTATGAGATCATCAAAGGTGGAGCGGATGATGATGCGGAGCAGATCCACACGGGGCGCATCACACCGGTGTACCGACTGAGAGGCAGCATGACGCAGAAGGCCCTGAGGGTGGCGGTGTGGCATGTGCTGCAGGGGCTGCCGGATGCGTTTGTGGAAGATCTGCTGCCGACGCCAAGCGCGGAGGGGGAGTTTGCCGGGATGTCGCGTGCGAAGGCGCTGAAGGAGGTGCATTTTCCCACGAGCGCGGAGAGTCTGGAGCAGGCGAAGCGCTACCTGGCGCTGGAGGAGTTTTATGGATATCAGCTCCGCGTGGCGCGGAGAAAGAGACAGGTCATCGAGTCAGGCGGGCGCAGGCAGGTCGGAACGGGTGAGCTGCTGAAGGACTTTTTCAACGAGCTGCCCTTCCAGCTGACGGCGGCGCAGATGCGCTGTCTGGAAGAGATCCACAAGGACATGGCGTCGGGGAATCCGATGAACCGGCTGCTGCATGGGGATGTGGGCAGCGGGAAGACGGTGGTGGCGTTTGCGGCGATGCTCCGGGCGGTGGAGTCCGGACGGCAGGCGGTGCTGATGGCACCCACGCAGATTCTGGCGGAGCAGCATGCGCGGAATGCGCGCAAGTGGCTGGAACCGCTGGGGCTGCGGGTGGCGCTGAGGACGGGATCGAAACGGGAGGATGGGGAAGGTTTGGAGCTGATGCGAGGAAAGCGAAGCTCTGACAAAGCGGAGATCGTGATCGGCACGCATGCGCTGCTGCATGATGAGGAGCTGATGCACAACACGGGGATCGTGGTGATCGACGAGCAGCACAAGTTTGGCGTGGCGCAGAGGGCGAAGCTGATCCGCAAGGGGGATACGCCGGATGTGCTAGTGATGACGGCGACACCGATCCCGCGTACGCTGACGCTGACGATTTACGGAGACCTGGAGGTCTCGACGATTGACCAACGGCCGCGCGACGGAGTGAAGATCATCACGAAGGTGAGGCCGAAAACGAAGCTGAAGGAAGCGGCGAAGTTTCTGAGGGAGCAGATCGAGGAGGGGCGGCAGGGATATATTGTGTATGCGCTGATCGACGAGTCGGAGAAGCTGGAAGCTGGCGCGGCGACAAAGGGGCATGAGGAGTGGTCCAAGCTGCTGGCTCCGTGCGAGGTGGGGCTGCTGCATGGGAGGATGAGCGCGGAGGAGAAGGAGGATGTGATGAAGCGCTTCCGGGCCGGGAAGCTGGACGCGCTGGTTTCCACGACGGTGATCGAGGTGGGCATTGATGTGCCGAATGCGACGGTGATGTTCATTCATGACGCGGGGCGTTTTGGGCTGGCACAGCTGCATCAGCTGCGAGGACGCATCGGACGCGGGGCGCATACGAGCTATTGCGTGCTGTTTGTGGATGACAAAGATGAGGAAAACCGGCAGCGGCTGGCGATCATGGAGGAGACGAGCGACGGCTTTCAAATTGCCGAGGAGGATCTGCGGCGGCGCGGGCCGGGGGATGTGCTGGGGAACGCGCAGAGCGGCCAAGCTCCACTGCTGTTTGGGGAGCTGCTGGCGGATACACGGCTGGTGAGGCTGGCGCGGCAACTGGCTGAGCGGACGCTGGATGAAGACCCCCAATTGAGGAGGCCGGCGCTGGCTGCATTCCGGGGCGAGGAAGTCATGGCCGAGAAGGCTCAGGCGATGATGCAGTGAGACGCGGATGTGAGAGGGGATGTGAGGAATGACTTAGCCCGGTATGCTTGACCGCTGAGTGCTTTGCCCGGTCAGTACCGCAGTGACATGCATCCCATCGCTCCCAGTTGCGCCCCTATGGTGCTGGTGGACCAAACCGAACTCGTTCGCAAACGACGGCGGAGTGGGGGGAGGGGCGTTTTGATGACGCTGCGTTCGGCCATATTGCTCACCGCAGCATCAGGCGTGACCGCCTTTGTGCTGTGGCTGAAGAGGGAGACGCCTAATCCGAGCGGGGCCATGGCCATGCGCGAGTCTCCGCTGGTGGAGGCGCGAAGCCTGAAGTCGCCGCTGCAGACGGTTGAGTCATCCGGGCAGGCGTATGGGCTGAGGAAGAGTCATCCAGCCGTCGTGGCATCAACGACACCCGCAAAAGGAGCTGTGCCGCAGGTGCAGACACCTGGAAGGATTAAGCCGACATGGCTGATGGCGGAGCTGCTGCCATCTGAGGAAGGGCAAAATGCCCGGACATCTCCGGCGCAGATCATGGAGCAGCTCAGGCAAAGCCTGCGAAATGCAGGGGCGCGGCAGATGGGGAAGGCGGTGAGGTTTGGAGTGCTGAACCTGGCTGAACTGCTGGCGATGGACTCTAGAACATGGGCTGCAGGGCAGGACACTCCGGTGGCGAGCGAGAACCGTGCCTCGTCCATGCTGCTAACTTTTTACCTGTGCTATCTGGACCGTGCTGGAGATGGCGCTGGCGTGCAGGCCCTGCTGATGGCGATGGAGCAAGGCATGGAGGAGGGGGATGCTGTGAGAGAGTGCATTCTGGTGGGGCGCAGTGTGGCCGATCTGGAAAAAGAGATGGGAATGGCCTTTGCGGCCGCCGGAGTGGAGCTGCAGTTCACCCGAAGAGGTGGGCTGGCCTTCAGGCAGTGAGAAATCATTCATGGGGAGAATCTTTTTGCCCGGGCTGGCATTTGCCCTTTTAATCATGGTGAATTTCCCATGAAAACATCCTGGCCCATCCGCCTCGTGCGTGCGCTTTTCTTTGCGTTCTCGGTTTTCATTGGCATCGCCATTGCCCTGGGGCTGCAGCAGGATGCGTGGGTAGGGGCGGTGAGCGGGGCGGTTTTCATGGGCATGCTGATGGTACTGGACGTGATTCTGGCGCAGTTCACGCTAAGGGATTTTTCCCATGCCACGCTGGGGCTGGCGGTGGGTCTTTTCTGCGCGTGGCTGATCACGCGGATCGGGGTGTTTCAGCTGGCGTATTTTCAAAACCATGAGGAGGGCGTGGCGCTGCAAAACATCGTGGAGATCTGCATCTATGGAACGCTGGCGTTTTTCGGAGTCACCTTTGCGCTGCGCAGTGACCGCGACCAGTTTGCCTTTCTGATCCCATACATCCGCTTCCGCCGTGACGGTTCTGAGGGGGAGCCTGTGCTGCTGGACACGGATGCGGCCATAGATGCCCGGCTGCCCGGTGTTTTCGGCACTGGCTTTTTAAGCGGAGCCGTGGTGGTGCCGCGCTGTGTGCTGGATGAACTGCAACGGCTTTCGGATTCTGCCGAACCAGCGTTAACGCTGCGCGGGAAACGAGGGCTGGAAATGATGGAGAAAATGCGTGCCCGGCCTGAGATGAAGGTTTCCATCCATGAGGACGGCATGGCGGATATGCCTGTGGAGGTGCGGCTGGTGACGCTGGCAAGGGAGCTGAATGCGCGCCTGCTGACCAGTGATGACAATCTGGCAAAAGTGGCGCGCCTGCGGGGCATCACAGTGCTGAGTCTGCGAGAGCTGGCTGCGGCGCTAAATCCCGAGCTGGGAGTGGGAGATGAACTGCGGCTGCCGCTGACCAAACCTGGGAAGGATAAAAACCAGGCAGTGGGCTATCTGCCGGACGGAGCGATGATCGTGGTGAACAACGCGGCCTCCCTGATCGGACAGACGGTGGATGTGGTGGTGTCTGGAACCCTGCCGACGAGCGCCGGGAGGCTGGTGTTTGCGGAACTCAAGCCCGCCGCGTGATCCGCCTGCGCGGGAAGACCGCGAAAGAAAGGGCGAGCATGGCCAGCAAGGCGGAGCCGGGCTCTGGCACTGCGGTGATCGCCATGATCTCCGCAGAGCTGGTGGAAATGCGGGAGGCGTACATGCTGGAAGGATTGTCCACGGGCAGCTGGGGGATGAAGGTCCAGCCGAAGGCATCGGAGCCCTGATACAAACCGCCACGATCTGTCAGTGCGGCATTGAATTCCGAGCCGTCTCCAACGGTGTTGTTGGTGTCGAACATGCCGTCCACGCTGTAGTTTACGCCGGCGAGTTTCCAGATGCCGCCGTCATTGACGAAGACTCCGCCACCGGAATCGCCGTTGGAGAGAGTGGCCTCCTCTGCGGTGCCGCTGGCGCTGAAGGTGGCGGTGAGGAGATTTCCGACAGCACTGGAGTAGATGCTGCTGACGGTGTTGCTGCCCCAGCGAGCGACGCCATCCGGAGAGGTGGCTTCCCAACCCTGCAAGGTGCCGCCGACGATGACATCCGCACCCCTGGGCCCGCCTCTGCCATTGATCTCCATCGTCATGCCCACCTCCGAGGAGCCTGTGTAGAGAGGAGCGTAGGTGGAGAAGGTGCCTTGGATTTTGAAGAGGCGCAGGTCGGTTCCGGAGATGTCCCAGTAGCCGAGGCCGCCATTGGCGGCGGTGTCGATGTTGTAGGTGATGTCCGAACCACCATTGAAAATGCCGCTGGAGGTGAAGGTGGTGCCCTGAGTGCCAATATGCTGTGCGGTGATGAAGTACTGCGGCGCGATCATGGTGCCGAGGTAAGAGCCATAGGTGCCCTCGTACTGCCAGCCTGAATTGGCGAAGGCACCGGTGGGTGCTGTAGTGTTGTGGCCGGGGTCTCCCGTGGCTTCAAAAACGATGGCCTTGCATGGCAGGGTGCAGAAACAAAACGCACCCAAAAGCATGCGCAGCAAGGGCGAGTGCTGAGATGCTGATGTTTTGGGCCGCATGACCATCAAGCACATTCATAGCAAATTCTGGAATTTCCATAAAAGTTTGCTGAACCGCCTTAATTTGGCGGCTTCAAAACGGCGGAAAGCCATTTTTGGGGTGGCATGATACCCGCTGACTAAATATGGGCTCGACACCTATATCATTTTTGTTATGGATGGCGCGCCTGTGACGCAAAAATGAAAAGCAAGTGGTTCAACATGTTAGGTGCATGCATCCTCCCGCCGCTGGTCGGGGTGGGGATGTGCAGCGGCATCATCCATTTGCTGAAGAATCATGAGCTGTTTCGTGTCAATGTGCTGGCGGCACAGCCTGAGACTGGAAAGCTGAGGCATGGACGAGGCGGCGAGCACGGGGCCGAGGTAAGACCTGCCCTGCCTGCTAATGCTGAGTTCAGCCCGGTGAGGCCTGCGCCTGTGACGCCTGGTGCTGACAAGGCAGCTCTCCGGCGCGCTGAAGAGGCTGCAAAAGCAAAGATGATGCCTGCCGTGCCGAAGGCTGAGAAGAAGGACCCAGAAATGGCGGTGGCCAAGAAGACCGAAAATCCCGTGCAGCCTAAAACCATCGTGGTGCAGGCTCCAGTCTGGCGACCCATCGTCGATCCCATCGCAGATCACTGGACCCGGCTGATGCCACGCACGGACGCTCTGCCGCAGGCTTACCAGGCAGTGCTGAATGATGACGCCCAGCATCTGGCAAGACTGATAGCGATGGGCATCTCCCCCCATGAAAAGACATTGGGCGGGGATACGCCGCTGTGTGCAGCGGTGCGCATGGGGCGTGCAGATTGTGTGTATGTCCTGGCACTTTCCGGGGTGGACATGAATCAGCCAGCACATGAAAAGCAGCCGCCTATCGCGCTGGCGTCTCTGCGACGGAATGCCCCGGTGCTGAAAGCACTGCTAGAATTTGGAGCGGACCCCAACACGCGCTTTAACACACCGGTGGCGAAGCAGGTCATCGACCGCTGCACCATCAAGGATCTGCGAAATGCGATGGAGAGCGACCGGGGAATCACCCCACTGATCTGCTGTGCCGCACGCGGTGATGTGGAAGGAGCTGTAACCCTGATGCGTGCAGGGGCCAGGCCAGGGATGGGCACCACACGCTATCACCGCTACCCGATCAACTTTGCCGCTACGCAGGGCTACCTCTTCCTCATGCGCGTGCTTTTAGGTCGCGACCCTGACTCTGAGCCGGACATTCTGGTGACGGTGGATCTTTCCAGCCAGCGCGCCTGGGTGACGAAGCAGGGGCGCATCATCAACCACACGATGGTTTCCACCGGACGTGAGGGCTATGGCACCCCGGCCGGGCGCTACGTGATCACGGACAAGCATACCTCGCATGTATCGACGCTGTATCATGTGAACATGCCGTGGTTCATGCGCCTGAACTGCAGCGCCATCGGTCTGCACAGTGGCTATGTGACTGGGCAGCCAGCCTCGCATGGCTGCATCCGCCTGCCGTATGAAAAGGCGAAGGAATTCTTTACCCAGGTGCGCGTAGGGGACGAGGTGGAGATCGTGTACTAGGGCCGGAGGCCCGTTGACGGTGGTTTACCGTTGTTGACTATTGTTGACAGTTGTTTGCCAAGCCGATGAGCGGCTTTGCCGTAGATCTGAAAAGCAGTGTCAACGGCTTCTGGCTAGAGGGTCTTGAGGAGCTTGTCGTGGATGCCGTCGAAGCCGCCGTTGCTGAAGACGACGATGACATCGCCGGAGCGGGTTTCCTGCTTGAGGCGGCTGACGATGGCGTCGGTGCTGGCATCGAAATAGCAGGGCTTGCCACGGGCGGTGACGGATTCGGCCACCTTGGCGGTGTCCAGGCGCTGGTCTGCGGCTACCTTCTCAGGATTGGCGACGGCGGCGATGACAGAGCCATCGGCTTCGGTGAGGGCGTCGATCAGCTCGTTTTGCAGCACGTTACGGCGGCTGGTGTTGGAGCGCGGCTCGAAGAGGGCCCAGAGGCGGCGTCCGGCGTAGCGCTGGCGCAGGCCGCGCAGGGTCTCGCGGATGGCGGTGGGGTGGTGGCCGAAGTCGTCGATGATGGTGATGCCGTGGGCCTCTCCGCGCTCCTGCTGGCGGCGGCGGATGCCACGGAAACTCTCAAGGCCGGCGCGGATCTTGTCATCGCTCAATCCTGCAAAGCGGGCGGCGCAGACGCACATGGCTGCATTGCGTGCATTGAACTCGCCGACCATGGGGACTTCGAAGGCGACGCCGTTGATAGCAAACTGGGTGCTTTCAGGCGTGGTGCCGGTGATGGTGATGCGGAAGTCACAATCTGTGCCGAGGCCCACGGTCTTGAGCGGGGCGGGGCATTTGGCGCGCAGGCTGAGGCAGTTTGGGTCGTCTCCATTGATAAGCACGAGGCCGTTGCGTGGGACGGTGTTGAGGAAGCGCTGGAAGGAGAGCAGGATTTCATCGAGGTCGCGGAA
It encodes:
- a CDS encoding alpha/beta hydrolase, encoding MKLALSLLLLVSIASAADAPAKKAEAPAKKAPAKKVYPKNPPPMVADFKYGPFERNVLDFWQAKSDKPTPLLFFIHGGGWMGGDKKGISVEPFLKEGISVVSINYRYISQAQDVVPPVKAPLTDAALALQTVRSKAAEWNIDKTRIAASGGSAGACSSLWLAFHDDMADPKSSDPIKRESTRLLTAAVNGPQTTLDPKQMREWTPNSRYGGHAFSKAGEFKNFDDFVAARERILPWINEYSPYALVSTDDPPVYCYFSSAPAIGQEQKDPTHTANFGVKLQEHCKEKGVACDVVYPGATDVKYKTINEYLIAKLKQAK
- a CDS encoding 3-keto-disaccharide hydrolase, translating into MKLNTLTLGSLALAFCLVARAEDSAFKPIFNGKDLTGWYGLNPHSVVKLAGEKKEAALKKMREEFATFWKVENGELVNDGHGPYATTEQEFGDMEFLIEYKTVAGADSGIYLRGVPQVQIWDKNQVFDPAKPTRRPHLGSGGLFNNTPDTPGRDPLVVADKPFGEWNSFRIRQIGARTWVWLNDKLVVDGNVMENYYDRTKPLPAKGPIMLQTHGGEIRWRNLQVREIGAEEAKKILAEADAKK
- the glpK gene encoding glycerol kinase GlpK, with amino-acid sequence MKYILALDQGTTSSRAILFNHDGGIVATAQKEFRQIFPKPGWVEHDAQEIWATQAGVAAEVLHKARAKAGDVAAIGITNQRETTVVWDRKTGKPICNAIVWQDRRTAPMCDKLRAQKLDKLIQKKTGLVVDAYFSATKVQWILQNVKGAKARAAKGELAFGTIDSWLLWNLTGGKVHATDVSNASRTMLYDIRKGTWDEELLRIFGVPRSMLPEVRDSSGVFGETTLLGGKTPIAGIAGDQQSALFGQVCTKPGMVKNTYGTGCFMLMNTGTKPIASKNKLLTTVAWRIDGRTEYALEGSVFIAGAAIQWLRDGLGIIRKSADVEALAASVPDTGGVYLVPAFAGLGAPHWDAYARGTLVGMTRGTTVAHIARAALEGIALQVMDILKAMEADAGIKLKELRVDGGASVNNLLMQMQCDLLGVPVVRPKVNETTALGAACLAGLAVGYWKNVADIAKHWQVDRKFKPTMKAGMRSRITEGWKRALGRAMAWEEK
- a CDS encoding GNAT family N-acetyltransferase, producing the protein MKHTAWINPPCPMLPEENRHYDHHDIQALQHDRGPRFYEVALHYAQSLWREGFPAKSILLINRALSLPLAADEPILAKWPLPYLALVWIMQHRVEGQFIGNPRRHWQHLATRMVEPNKELRTWRAWACWHLARLILPEAEFPADQRQIREEQVVEPTQEEIAAHLHRLSPARDEETWLHAVNTIQQQPRSALAARVRRIGPAELPVVQRLGHEIWHAYYPGIISEAQIRYMLSIWYQPGAMAHEMQARDVWYALVEVAGPRPVGYISFEKQLFEPVLFINKLYLLPEVHGHGLGVFTLRWAEERAREMECKIVRLRVNKKNAGAIRSYLRAGFRFTEDVVSDIGSGFVMDDYVMEKAVP
- the recG gene encoding ATP-dependent DNA helicase RecG, which produces MIPLDLSLSEVPGLPAHAARLLGKEGVKTAADVVWHMPFRHEDRRQMQALAFQAGLQPACHHVLVTKTGTKFFGGRSGVFEAVVQHATGLLGQQLTLKWWNMPFMSRVLAEGQELIVYGVIKDTKGRLSMAHPEYEIIKGGADDDAEQIHTGRITPVYRLRGSMTQKALRVAVWHVLQGLPDAFVEDLLPTPSAEGEFAGMSRAKALKEVHFPTSAESLEQAKRYLALEEFYGYQLRVARRKRQVIESGGRRQVGTGELLKDFFNELPFQLTAAQMRCLEEIHKDMASGNPMNRLLHGDVGSGKTVVAFAAMLRAVESGRQAVLMAPTQILAEQHARNARKWLEPLGLRVALRTGSKREDGEGLELMRGKRSSDKAEIVIGTHALLHDEELMHNTGIVVIDEQHKFGVAQRAKLIRKGDTPDVLVMTATPIPRTLTLTIYGDLEVSTIDQRPRDGVKIITKVRPKTKLKEAAKFLREQIEEGRQGYIVYALIDESEKLEAGAATKGHEEWSKLLAPCEVGLLHGRMSAEEKEDVMKRFRAGKLDALVSTTVIEVGIDVPNATVMFIHDAGRFGLAQLHQLRGRIGRGAHTSYCVLFVDDKDEENRQRLAIMEETSDGFQIAEEDLRRRGPGDVLGNAQSGQAPLLFGELLADTRLVRLARQLAERTLDEDPQLRRPALAAFRGEEVMAEKAQAMMQ
- a CDS encoding PIN/TRAM domain-containing protein, which translates into the protein MKTSWPIRLVRALFFAFSVFIGIAIALGLQQDAWVGAVSGAVFMGMLMVLDVILAQFTLRDFSHATLGLAVGLFCAWLITRIGVFQLAYFQNHEEGVALQNIVEICIYGTLAFFGVTFALRSDRDQFAFLIPYIRFRRDGSEGEPVLLDTDAAIDARLPGVFGTGFLSGAVVVPRCVLDELQRLSDSAEPALTLRGKRGLEMMEKMRARPEMKVSIHEDGMADMPVEVRLVTLARELNARLLTSDDNLAKVARLRGITVLSLRELAAALNPELGVGDELRLPLTKPGKDKNQAVGYLPDGAMIVVNNAASLIGQTVDVVVSGTLPTSAGRLVFAELKPAA
- a CDS encoding trypsin-like serine protease, translated to MLLGAFCFCTLPCKAIVFEATGDPGHNTTAPTGAFANSGWQYEGTYGSYLGTMIAPQYFITAQHIGTQGTTFTSSGIFNGGSDITYNIDTAANGGLGYWDISGTDLRLFKIQGTFSTYAPLYTGSSEVGMTMEINGRGGPRGADVIVGGTLQGWEATSPDGVARWGSNTVSSIYSSAVGNLLTATFSASGTAEEATLSNGDSGGGVFVNDGGIWKLAGVNYSVDGMFDTNNTVGDGSEFNAALTDRGGLYQGSDAFGWTFIPQLPVDNPSSMYASRISTSSAEIMAITAVPEPGSALLAMLALSFAVFPRRRITRRA